A stretch of Candidatus Eisenbacteria bacterium DNA encodes these proteins:
- a CDS encoding PorV/PorQ family protein has protein sequence MVRRIVLLAGLAALAAGTLSPARGQTSLGGQRVATSSGSFLKIGLDARAAGLGGAYTALAEGPMAAFYNPACLSGLRGAQASFAYARWPAEINIAGLSLARPWGESGAAFGVSIEYLGTTLDETTEYHPTGTGRTFAYSDMLIGFTASRPFSDRLSFGGTVKFVREDLGSGIGGPVANSWMVDAGTLYRIGALDGRLAIALLHFGPDIQPAGTFVSHLTGAETDYASFSPPTTFRLGLSLEPYRRGAHSLVSASEVVHVADNAEAFRTGLEYTYETRYVARAGFDGGADAAKFSAGLGVRLAMRGSETRIDYAYTDGGPLLAIHRWSVVVPL, from the coding sequence ATGGTGAGGCGGATCGTTCTGCTCGCGGGACTGGCGGCCCTGGCGGCGGGGACACTCTCACCCGCGCGGGGGCAGACCAGCCTCGGCGGACAGCGCGTGGCCACATCGAGCGGGAGCTTCCTCAAGATCGGCCTCGATGCGCGGGCCGCCGGCCTCGGGGGCGCCTACACCGCACTCGCGGAAGGACCGATGGCGGCATTCTACAATCCTGCCTGCCTGTCCGGGCTGAGGGGAGCGCAGGCCTCCTTCGCCTACGCGCGCTGGCCGGCGGAGATCAACATCGCCGGCCTCTCCCTTGCGCGCCCCTGGGGTGAGAGCGGGGCGGCCTTCGGCGTCTCCATCGAGTATCTGGGGACGACTCTCGATGAGACGACCGAGTATCACCCGACCGGCACCGGGAGGACCTTCGCATATAGCGACATGCTGATCGGCTTCACGGCATCGCGCCCCTTCAGCGACCGCCTCTCGTTCGGCGGGACCGTGAAGTTCGTCCGGGAAGACCTCGGAAGCGGCATCGGCGGGCCCGTCGCGAACAGCTGGATGGTCGACGCGGGGACCCTCTATCGGATCGGAGCGCTCGACGGGAGGCTGGCGATCGCCCTGCTCCACTTCGGACCGGACATCCAGCCGGCCGGGACTTTCGTGAGCCACTTGACCGGAGCCGAGACCGATTACGCCTCCTTCTCACCTCCGACCACCTTCAGGCTCGGCCTCTCGCTCGAGCCGTACAGGCGGGGAGCGCACTCTCTCGTGAGCGCCTCCGAGGTGGTCCATGTGGCCGACAATGCGGAGGCCTTCCGAACGGGGCTCGAGTACACCTACGAAACTCGCTACGTCGCGCGGGCCGGCTTCGACGGCGGAGCCGATGCGGCCAAGTTCTCCGCGGGTCTCGGAGTCCGGCTTGCCATGCGGGGTTCCGAGACGCGGATCGACTATGCATACACGGACGGGGGGCCGCTGCTGGCGATCCATCGCTGGTCGGTGGTCGTCCCCCTCTAG